Genomic window (Alteromonas pelagimontana):
TACTTGAAGGTTACTTTTTGAGCAAAGCTGTCATTCAGATTCAATTAAACCCATACCCTTTATTCGCTCTTTGCTGCCTGTCAGGTCGTCCTTGATAGCTGTAACGTATAATAATTTAACGTTTAGCACTTTCGCGAAATTTCTTCTTAAACGACTTAGGGATAATTCCGTCATCGCAAAAGAGTGCATTTTTCATACGAAATATCTTGTCGATATCTACTACAGGCTCTGTAATGAAATGCCTTAAGTAATACAATTCAAAACTATCTTGCCTTCCTCTTCCACGAAACTTCGCGCTTGTTACACGACGCACGCCTTCTGCCAACGCAAACTCTATCAGCGCATCTTTACTTACTCTGAAAAAATCACAGGCACGCTTATATTCCTCTACTTTCTCAGCTGGCATATCACAATAAATGGTCTTCACATCTTTCGTGTAAAAAGGATCTTTCCCTCTTTGACGTCGTGTAAGAAAAGCTTGTGCAACAGCGGAGTTGGGCTGTAGCTCATCCCTATGCTTCTTACTCCGATGCACGAACCATAGGTTGTCTACTTCTTTAAACAAGCACTTCGAATACCAGCTCTTTTTCACAAGCCCTAATCTCTCTACTACTTTACTAAAGTCTTTGACTACTGCTGTTGAAACATAGAATCGCTGAGTTGCCATGTCACCCCTGTGATAATTATCACAATTTTTCTCATTAAAAGCATGATAAAGAAATTTTCAATAAAACTCACAAAAAATGTTTCTAAGAGCGTTCCTTCAACTAAAAATAGAAGTCATTTACACTCAAATTTATGCCTATGCATATATACGCCTTTCGATTAAATGCATTTTTAACTGGTCTGATGAGATAATAATATTTAAAAATTTTTTTTGCTTATATATTTCAGTTACTTAAAAAACACCTAAGATTAAAAACTATACAAAAAATTTTCATCAAAACTTTTTTGCATTAACAAAAAAATGGGATTTAAACTTAAAAAAAGATGTCAGGACGACCAATAATCAAACAGTTTGAGGGCGTTTTGATGAGTTTTTGCTCTAATTTGCAGAAAATAAGAAATTTCATGATTGCGAAGGTGATTTCATCTTCGACAGGTGTTAATTTTTTTGTTACCCAACCTTTAAACGTAGCAAATAATGTCTATAGTTCAAGAAATGAGCGCATTTTTTGTGCAAAAAATCATCTTGGACGTCGCAGCATAATAAGAACAAAAAGCAGCTTGATGCTTTTTTGCGAGATAGCAACATGCCTATTCGCGGAGAGCCATGTCATGTACCGACAACGTAAGCTGCCACATACCAGCAAAATATTACGCCTAATAGGGTTTAGCTCATTCAAGAACGAAGCGCGGATGTATTGCGAAAGCGCAATGGAGAGCCACGCGCTCTTGCTATGCGAATTTGATGACTCAGTGCTTCGCTATACCACCCAGCCGTTCACATTGACCTATCGGCTTAATAACCGTAAGACGCGTTATACTCCCGACATTTTAAAGATGATGTCGAACGGAGACTATCAGAGTGTCGAAGTTAAGCCGCTCGACAGACTCCAGAGCGTTCATAACGTAGAAAAGTTTCAGGTACTCCAAGAGCTGTTTCCCAAAGTTGTTGGTCATGAACTTAGGTTGCTTTCTGATAAAGACATTTATGCAGGAGGACAGATAAAAAATTATCAGTCTCTCTATCCTTTTCGTCGCCAGCCTCTCACAGACCAGGAGAAAACGGTTCTCTCTATAACTCCATCAATATTGTCTTTCAGAGAGCTATCTGAGGTAGCCCACTCTTCGTTCACTATCGCCATGCGTCTGGTCGCTCACAACAGCTTCACGTGGGATGTTCTTAGCCCGTTAAACCCAGAGTCCTTACTCAAAAAGAGGGCAGCATAGTATGTATTCTCCTACTATGACCGTCGGTTCAACATTTCTATACCGAAACAAGAAGGCAACGCTGGAGTGTTTCGGGGGAAAGTACATCGTGCTAGAAGTTGAGGGCGTACCTTCTCCTGCAACCATCTGTGTCGAGGAGTTCTACAACGATGTTCAGAACGGTTTAGTTCAAGAGGCTGAGCCGAGCAC
Coding sequences:
- a CDS encoding TnsA endonuclease N-terminal domain-containing protein: MYRQRKLPHTSKILRLIGFSSFKNEARMYCESAMESHALLLCEFDDSVLRYTTQPFTLTYRLNNRKTRYTPDILKMMSNGDYQSVEVKPLDRLQSVHNVEKFQVLQELFPKVVGHELRLLSDKDIYAGGQIKNYQSLYPFRRQPLTDQEKTVLSITPSILSFRELSEVAHSSFTIAMRLVAHNSFTWDVLSPLNPESLLKKRAA